The following proteins are encoded in a genomic region of Fusarium oxysporum f. sp. lycopersici 4287 chromosome 1, whole genome shotgun sequence:
- a CDS encoding hypothetical protein (At least one base has a quality score < 10) → MVHCIGFNISALLGMVLVVLGLWLLAANLKAKPRGTVNPQACLQSRNSPKVISRPIRYNGWLKIRRIVANNYPNVYFKVNGRPVRVAWTEPIYGTDGTCNAVLLVPAESKMETIDVQGPYNMPMSPYVHGPAQLDIIATDSGILEAYSCFRWRQRVLTPKTSTTNLIWFSADLEFVTLMLEHFRVMSCSALISVVYFVDPLNHVSEDEARAERNEAERIVGDISMANLEFNAEVITLSELLKDTMSYSSEQYFVGENLRSYIEKPSCLDTQIEALESIRATGSDSTTPAPLQIFSSCHT, encoded by the exons ATGGTGCATTGCATAGGATTCAACATATCAGCACTTTTGGGGATggttcttgttgttcttggcctttggCTCCTTGCTGCGAATCTAAAAGCGAAACCACGAGGAACAGTCAATCCACAGGCGTGCCTCCAGTCCCGCAACAGTCCAAAAGTAATATCTAGGCCGATTCGATACAATGGCTGGCTCAAAATCAGGCGAATTGTCGCAAACAACTATCCCAACGTGTacttcaaagtcaatggCAGGCCGGTCCGAGTTGCGTGGACAGAGCCTATTTATGGGACTGACGGAACATGTAATGCCGTGTTACTAGTTCCAGCAGAATCGAAGATGGAGACGATCGATGTTCAAGGACCGTATAATATGCCTATGAGCCCATATGTTCACGGACCAGCGCAGCTCGACATAATTGCAACAGATAGTGGCATTCTTGAAGCCTATTCATGCTTTCGTTGGAGGCAAAGGGTTTTGACCCCAAAAACAAGTACCACTAATCTCATCTGGTTCAGCGCTGATCTAGAGTTTGTGACACTCATGCTAGAGCATTTTCGCGTAATGTCGTGCTCCGCCTTAATTTCTGTTGTCTACTTTGTAGACCCACTGAATCACGTCAGCGAAGATGAGGCTCGTGCTGAGAGGAATGAGGCTGAACGTATTGTTGGTGACATTAGTATGGCTAATCTAGAGTTCAATGCTGAGGTGATAACTTTAAGCGAACTTTTGAAAGATACGATGAGTTACAGCAGCGAACAGTACT TCGTTGGTGAAAATCTGCGATCATACATTGAGAAACCAAGCTGTCTTGACACTCAAATTGAGGCTCTTGAAAGCATCAGAGCCACGGGCTCTGATTCTACAACTCCAGCCCCACTGCAAATCTTCTCCAGTTGTCACACCTAA
- a CDS encoding hypothetical protein (At least one base has a quality score < 10) codes for MAERDEVCATPWEVNLGGIMDAGGVSHDHVEPASSSFINYLIYGRALQLELAIPLEVIPTAKNPCQLPALLPKPQTNSDIHRSTTWGDYTAETEQIYAGLTDQPPHTEEQKVMAKKIIELHLATFKYYDYKRTFELVDENYRQHSQMVADGRDSIIEASKVLKSIAAKNWKGPGEPHFNMMFKRILVDGDYIVAQIFSERWPGDAGEHVFDLYRWKNGKVVEHWDVIQQVDAAKMKHGNSVA; via the exons ATGGCTGAGCGAGATGAGGTATGCGCGACACCATGGGAGGTCAATCTCGGTGGGATTATGGATGCCGGTGGGGTTTCCCATGACCACGTAGAACCTGCTTCGAGCTCTTTCATCAATTATCTCATCTACGGGCGAGCCCTTCAATTAGAACTAGCGATCCCCCTTGAAGTGATCCCCACCG CTAAGAACCCTTGCCAACTACCTGCCCTTTTGCCAAAGCCTCAAACCAACTCAGACATACACCGCAGCACAACATGGGGCGACTACACAGCAGAGACTGAACAGATTTACGCTGGCCTAACCGACCAGCCTCCTCATACCGAGGAGCAGAAAgtcatggccaagaagatcatcgaaCTTCATTTAGCGACCTTCAAATACTATGACTACAAGAGAACATTCGAGCTTGTGGATGAGAACTACAGACAACATAGCCAGATGGTCGCCGACGGCCGCGACTCAATTATCGAAGCATCCAAGGTTCTCAAGTCTATCGCTGCAAAGAACTGGAAAGGCCCAGGAGAACCGCATTTCAACATGATGTTCAAGAGGATACTGGTGGATGGGGACTATATTGTGGCGCAGATCTTCTCTGAGCGTTGGCCTGGAGACGCGGGCGAGCATGTCTTTGACCTTTATCGATGGAAGAATGGCAAGGTTGTGGAGCATTGGGATGTTATACAGCAGGTGGATGCGGCAAAAATGAAGCATGGTAACTCTGTTGCGTAG
- a CDS encoding hypothetical protein (At least one base has a quality score < 10): MSWLSTLTAKIPEHALLFERLVHHLHDFARETRLSTAEWEKAVQFLTRTGKICSDTRQEFILLSDVLGLSLLVDSIDHPKPATSTEGTVLGPFHAHGAENVASGDTISHDPDGEPLLVVCTVRDSQGNPLEDVEVDIWETDSKGFYDVQYADREGFDNRATLHSDSEGNLDFKAIVPVPYPIPGDGPVGDLLKALNRHIYRPSHMHFKFKKAGYDPLITALYIRGDPYETSDAVFGVKESLIVDLGTVSEVSGLSEKYGVPGTTKLLSYDFSLVSEAEVGTLRHEEAVKSAVNLDNDVKVVDGIITY, translated from the exons ATGTCGTGGCTATCAACTCTAACTGCCAAGATCCCCGAACACGCTCTTCTTTTTGAGAGGCTagttcatcatctccatgaCTTTGCGCGTGAGACTCGTCTTAGCACCGCCGAGTGGGAGAAAGCTGTTCAGTTTCTCACCAGAACTGGAAAGATTTGCAGCGACACCCGACAAGAATTCATTCTTTTATCTGATGTCCTAGGACTGTCACTTCTGGTAGATTCAATCGATCACCCTAAGCCAGCTACATCTACCGAGGGTACTGTTCTTGGCCCCTTCCATGCACACGGAGCTGAGAATGTGGCTTCTGGGGACACTATTTCTCATGATCCTGATGGGGAACCACTCTTGGTTGTGTGTACCGTACGAGACTCTCAGGGTAACCCACTAGAAGACGTCGAGGTTGATATATGGGAGACCGACTCCAAGGGTTTCTATGATGTGCAGTATGCAGACCGGGAAGGCTTCGATAACAGAGCTACACTACATAGCGACAGTGAAGGGAACTTAGATTTCAAGGCCATTGTGCCTGTCCCTTATCCAATCCCCGGCGACGGGCCTGTCGGAGATCTTCTGAAGGCTCTGAACCGACATATCTACCGCCCAAGCCACATGCACTTCAAATTCAAGAAGGCTGGATATGACCCTCTAATAAC GGCACTTTATATTCGTGGAGACCCGTATGAGACCTCTGATGCCGTCTTTGGTGTCAAGGAGTCTCTCATTGTGGATCTGGGAACTGTATCTGAGGTGTCGGGACTCTCGGAAAAATATGGAGTACCAGGAACCACAAAACTGCTGAGCTATGACTTTTCACTGGTTTCGGAAGCCGAGGTTGGGACGTTACGGCATGAAGAGGCAGTAAAGTCGGCTGTTAATCTTGACAATGATGTTAAAGTAGTTGATGGTATAATCACCTATTGA
- a CDS encoding hypothetical protein (At least one base has a quality score < 10), with product MQYYAFDVIGAITFNKSFNMMENEGDTTGMIKGIREANDFLAFWGIVPNLVPWLIGIATALGMTSNTSTLVSYALKQIDNTRKENAKSTVKGTTKYDTFLKKLLEGESEGRLKTPNLLDACGSNIGAGSDTTAVTLSSALYYLFQNPDKLKKLREEIDQKAAHGGLSDPVTFQEAQDMPYLQAVIKETLRIHPAVGTILPRVVPRDGMELSGIYFPEGTEVGVNAWVLHYDKGIYGPDPEVFRPERWLGDEKTSIMDSMMFAFGAGARTCIGRNISLLELTKMVPQIVRKFDLVIEDADKPLDTFCAWFVYPHYNGRFKVRE from the exons ATGCAATACTACGCCTTTGATGTTATTGGCGCCATTACC TTCAACAAGAGTTTCAACATGATGGAGAACGAGGGAGATACCACCGGAATGATAAAGGGCATTCGGGAGGCCAATGACTTTTTAGCATTCTGGGGTATCGTTCCCAACCTGGTCCCATGGCTCATCGGCATCGCTACTGCATTGGGTATGACGTCCAACACATCAACGCTTGTCAGCTACGCCCTCAAGCAGATCGACAACACCCGGAAAGAAAACGCCAAATCCACAGTCAAGGGTACCACGAAGTATGACAcattcttgaagaagctgctgGAAGGGGAGTCTGAAGGTCGTCTCAAAACGCCCAATCTGCTTGACGCATGCGGTAGCAATATCGGGGCCGGCTCTGACACCACAGCCGTGACACTGAGTTCCGCTCTCTACTACCTGTTCCAGAACCCAGATaaactcaagaagctgcgaGAGGAGATCGACCAGAAGGCAGCGCATGGCGGTCTCTCGGACCCCGTTACCTTCCAGGAAGCACAGGACATGCCGTATCTACAAGCTGTTATCAAGGAGACTCTGCGTATCCACCCAGCCGTCGGAACGATTCTGCCTCGTGTCGTGCCTCGTGACGGCATGGAACTATCGGGGATCTACTTCCCTGAAGGG ACCGAGGTCGGTGTTAACGCATGGGTCTTACATTACGACAAGGGAATCTACGGCCCTGACCCTGAAGTCTTCCGGCCAGAGCGCTGGCTGGGTGACGAGAAGACGAGCATCATGGACTCTATGATGTTTGCA TTTGGAGCTGGAGCCCGGACTTGCATTGGTAGGAACATCAGTCTGCTGGAGTTGACCAAGATGGTCCCTCAGATTGTCCGCAAGTTTGATCTTGTCATTGAGGACGCAGACAAACCATTGGACACTTTCTGTGCGTGGTTCGTGTATCCTCATTACAACGGCCGGTTCAAGGTGCGAGAATAA
- a CDS encoding hypothetical protein (At least one base has a quality score < 10) translates to MTSLPKILSQDSDGYDQARRKFFNGRVPDIHPTEIAIPSTTAEVVTAVKRARENDWKIGVRSGGHLFFCNALLEGGLLIDTRNLNKDIEYDSATNIASVSPGHRVEDVTTFLEARGRFFPSGHSRSVAVGGFLLAGGQGCFMRGWGYTAPTWVTQLEVVTSEGETVIANKTQNSDLFWAAPGSGQGFFGVVTRIWVKTIPTRKLFDKTVIVDSTDVFKPLLKWTLEMSRKVPKYGVDLFYCTFFADKDDPNGGHESAARRVFFAINLTIFADSLDEAAVLTSPLETFPEDFKKYIVTTVPLVERTWDELWGLQESFQPQGNGERWNVDSILVGPKASDDELIEAITPALYDLPSRLFVGTLCPMDYYPDEADQALSLAQKAYVSTMCCWKDPKHDAAVDKWLLDAYTKADQVSCGVYVADFNVKHRKPKVMTDSALKKWLEIRNRWDPSETFIGHRGFSSVLDGKA, encoded by the exons atgacctCACTTCCAAAGATTCTGTCCCAGGACTCTGATGGCTACGACCAAGCTCGCCGCAAGTTCTTCAACGGCCGAGTCCCCGATATCCATCCAACCGAAATAGCCATTCCATCCACCACAGCCGAAGTCGTGACCGCCGTCAAGAGGGCTCGTGAGAATGACTGGAAGATTGGCGTTCGTTCGGGCGGCCACCTATTCTTCTGCAATGCGCTTCTGGAAGGCGGTCTTCTCATCGACACGCGCAACTTGAACAAAGATATCGAATACGATTCCGCAACAAACATCGCCTCCGTGAGTCCTGGCCATAGGGTCGAGGATGTGACGACCTTCCTCGAAGCCCGCGGCAGGTTCTTCCCCTCCGGCCATTCGCGATCCGTCGCTGTCGGTGGTTTTCTGCTTGCTGGTGGGCAGGGCTGCTTCATGCGTGGCTGGGGTTATACTGCTCCTACCTGGGTCACCCAGCTGGAAGTCGTCACTTCGGAGGGCGAGACTGTTATCGCCAATAAGACTCAGAATTCTGACCTTTTCTGGGCGGCTCCTGGCAGTGGACAGGGTTTCTTTGGCGTTGTGACGAGGATTTGGGTTAAGACGATCCCAACGAGAAAGCTCTTTGACAAGACCGTCATCGTCGATTCGACCGACGTCTTCAAGCCCTTGCTTAAGTGGACGCTTGAAATGTCCAGAAAGGTGCCCAAATATGGTGTTGATCTCTTCTACTGCACATTCTTCGCTGACAAGGATGACCCGAATGGAGGCCACGAATCAGCGGCCAGGCGCgtcttctttgccatcaaCCTTACCATTTTTGCCGATTCCTTGGATGAGGCTGCAGTCCTGACGAGTCCGTTAGAGACGTTCCCTGAAGACTTCAAGAAGTATATCGTTACGACGGTCCCGCTGGTGGAGAGAACGTGGGACGAGCTCTGGGGCCTTCAGGAAAGCTTCCAGCCACAGGGCAATGGCGAGAGGTGGAACGTGGACAGTATCCTAGTCGGTCCCAAAGCGTCGGATGATGAG CTTATTGAGGCCATCACGCCGGCTCTATATGACCTACCATCTCGCCTTTTCGTCGGCACCTTGTGCCCTATGGACTATTACCCCGACGAGGCTGATCAGGCTTTGAGTCTAGCTCAGAAGGCTTACGTGTCTACAATGTGCTGCTGGAAGGACCCCAAGCATGACGCCGCTGTGGACAAGTGGCTGCTCGATGCATATACCAAGGCAGATCAAGTGTCATGCGGTGTGTATGTAGCCGATTTCAACGTGAAGCACAGGAAGCCAAAA GTTATGACGGACTCTGCGCTGAAGAAATGGCTTGAGATCAGGAACAGGTGGGATCCTTCTGAGACATTCATTGGCCATCGGGGGTTCAGCAGTGTTTTGGATGGCAAGGCCTAG
- a CDS encoding 3-oxoacyl-[acyl-carrier protein] reductase: protein MSSLAAIARELSGRGASVVINYPNQSEKANADKVLQSLNGPGKAVEADLSTPEGPQVLADAAAEAFGKIDILVNSAGINRPTFLDDPDDEKVYKTWHDIVNLNARGVFFLTRAVLKYLSRENSRIINIGSSVSRTPGPESSIYAGTKGLVEVYTQCWATELPRKYGCTVNAVAPGPVGTDAFNAAPSFVREALQPIIDATPVAPRVGKPEEVAWAVATLAEEKAGWINGAFIPINGGSSIF, encoded by the exons ATGTCATCACTGGCTG CCATTGCTCGTGAGCTATCCGGCCGCGGGGCCTCTGTGGTTATCAACTACCCCAACCAAAGCGAAAAGGCAAACGCGGACAAGGTTCTCCAGAGCCTCAACGGGCCCGGAAAAGCCGTAGAGGCAGACCTGTCAACACCGGAAGGGCCGCAGGTGCTAGCCGATGCGGCCGCAGAAGCTTTCGGCAAAATCGACATCCTTGTCAACAGCGCTGGCATCAATCGCCCCACGTTTCTCGACGATCCCGACGATGAAAAGGTCTACAAGACATGGCACGATATCGTCAATCTCAATGCCAGAGgtgtcttcttcctcaccCGCGCTGTTCTAAAGTATCTGTCGCGAGAGAACTCACGCATAATCAATATCGGTAGCTCTGTGTCGCGCACTCCAGGGCCGGAGTCTAGCATCTATGCGGGTACTAAAGGACTTGTTGAGGTCTATACTCAATGCTGGGCGACAGAACTGCCCCGGAAGTACGGATGCACCGTCAATGCTGTCGCTCCTGGGCCTGTTGGAACAGATGCCTTCAACGCTGCGCCCAGCTTCGTGAGAGAGGCACTGCAGCCCATCATAGATGCGACTCCTGTCGCTCCACGCGTCGGTAAGCCTGAGGAGGTAGCATGGGCTGTTGCAACTCTGGCTGAGGAAAAGGCGGGTTGGATCAACGGGGCCTTTATTCCCATCAACGGAGGATCCAGTATATTTTAG